In Novosphingobium kaempferiae, the DNA window CCCTCCAGTGCCACCAGATTGGGATGGGTCGCGCCGACGATGCGATACAGTACATCGGGGTGCTGCTCGACGATCGCCGGTAACGCGCGAACGGCATGCTCGAGCCCCTTCCCCGGCCCCAGCAGGCCGAACGTCATCAGCACCTTGCGTCCGCCGAGATCCAGACGTTCCTTGAATTCCATCTGCCGCCCGAAAGGACGGTCCGGCGCCCCATGGTCGATGACCTCCACGATCTGGCCGGGCGCGCCATATTCCGACAGCAGCAGGCGGCGCGCCTCGCACGACATCACCATGATGCGGGAGGCGCGCGTGACCAAGTGACGCAGTATCTTTCGCTGGCGGTCGGATGGCTCGCTGAGTACTGTGTGCAATGTCAGGATCAGCGGTGGCGCGAGCCGGTCGACAAATGCACAGACTAGATCGCCGTCGGCACCCCCGAAAATTCCATACTCGTGTTGAAGCCACACCGCGTCCACCGCTGAGGCGTTGATCCGCTTTGCGCAACGCGCAAAACTTTCCGAGTCGGCGCGGTCGATCCGGTGCGCAATGCCATTGTATTCAAGACCGGATCCCCGTTCATCAAGTGCGTGAAGGTCCACACGAATCTCCGGGAAAAAGACGCCCAGCTGTTCGTACAAATCGCTGGTGAAGGTTGCTATGCCGCACTTTAGAGGTGGGAAATTGCCGATCAGCGCGATGTGACGCGGCGATCGCGATAGCGTGTCTGATGCCTCGAATATCGAATGCACTTCTGCCACTTCACAACCGAACTCATGATCCTGGGAAAACGGCATATGAGCCATGCGTGCACCACCGAGACATAATGGACGTTGCGACCTGAATGCGGTTGCACGGACTTTGTATCCCCATGGGCAACCGGGTCGCTTCCGCGCTCGCCGGAGCGAGGTGGAAACGCGACATGGCGAGTGGGCACGAGAGCCTCAGCGATCCAAGTCTCAAGCACAGGAATAGCCCGGTCGATATCAGGTCAACCCTCGCATCGCTGCAGATGTCTGGTGAACGGCTTCGTCGGCCGGCAAAGGCTCCGCGAGGCCCCGAGGTCAGGATCCGCTAGGAATGGTTGTCGGAGCCGACCTCGGCGTCCCTGTTTCCAGCGATTTTCCTTGGCGTGATCGAAAGGCGTCAGCCAGAATCACCCGTAGCGCAGGCGGTGGCTTTCAAGTGTCCTGACGGTCAGAGAGAGTGCATGTGCCATTTCGTGATGCCAACCGCCATGCGGTAGGCGACGCACGGCGCAATGAGCCGCGCACACGATTGGCGTTGCGGCCGACTCGTGGTCCAGATCGCGGACCCAGCTGGCAAAATCATCGGCCGCGCCGGGACGTTATTGCAGTACCTTGCCAAGCATCGGATGAAACCGCAGGCGTGATTGGGGGAAGACGCGGCCAAGTGGGCCGGGCGCCGCCAGCACTACAAGCGTATCGTCGACGTGGACGATGCCGCTCTGGCGGTGGCGAACAAGAACGGAGCCGGCATGAACGCGATCATCGCCGGACACCAGATCGAGCCCTGCGGGGACCGAGAAACCCAGTTCGCTGAACCGGGTCTGCGTTGCGGCGTCCTCGATCGCTTCTTCCTCCCATGGCAACTCGGGTACGTGCGCCCGGTGCCGCCTCGTACCGTAAAGCCGTGCGTGCGGCGCCAGTTCGTGGGCGGCTTTGCAATCCAGCGGAAGCGCCTTCGTTCCTAAGAGCGACTACGGGCGGGACAAAGTCCGGCCACCACCGGATGGACCGATTGCGACGGCTGCGAGCCTTACCGGGATTTTCCGGGACGGGAGGATGCAGCGATGTCAAGGGCGACCAACTGGCCCGCAGCGCTACAGCTTTCTGCGACGGACCGGATAATGTCGCCAATTCGTGGCACGGACAGGTAGATGTCGGAGGCGCGGCGGCGCGTGTCTCTCCTTATCGTGTCCTGCGCCCCCCGCGGACCATCTCCTCGATCCAGGTCAAAAGCAGATCATTGTAGGCTTTGCGACAGGCTTCGTCGCGCAGGGCGTGATCCGCGCCCTTGAGAATGCGGTAGCTTAGAGAGTTGCTGCGCTGGAATGCCGAAATGAACGAACTGATGGCGGGATGCGGGACGTAGTCGTCATGTTGGGATTCGACGATCAGCACATCACCTCCGAACGTTTCGCATGCGGCAAGCGCCTTGTCCTGGTAGCCGGTTCTGAAGTGACTGCGATAGCGCACAATCTCGTCGCGCGGGAGCAGGGCCTTGGGGATCTCCCAGTGCTCGTCTGGGTAAAGTGCCGGCACTCTCAGCGCGAGCCATGAGACGGGGCGCTGCACGGTGAGCAGCGCGGCAAGGTAGCCGCCATAACTCGTCCCCACGACTGCGATCGCAGACGGGTCGACCTCCTTTTGAGCTGCAAGGAAATCGTAGGCGGCGAGTGCATCGGCCAGACCATCGGAGCGCGTCACGCTCTCCCGTTCGCCGTCGTCGCGGGCATGTCCGCGCAAATCGAAGGTGAAGCAGATGCAACCCAGTTGCGCGATTTCGTCCGCACGTACGAGATCCTGTTCCTGCGATCCGCCCCAACCGTGAATGAACAGGACGCCCGGAATCAGTTTGGCGGGGGACAGCAGGGTTCCGTCCAACTGCTTGCCATCGACCGTAATCGCCACTGGCTTGCGCGCGTCGCTCATCGTTTCTCCGCATACTTTGTCAGCGGACCGACCGCAGGGTCGATGCCGCTGAAGTAAATTGTCGCTCCGTTCGGAGCACCGGCAGCCTCACCGTAGATCTCGACAGTGGCTGTCTGCGCATGTGCGAGTGACGAATCTGCGTCAAAGGCTTCGAACGCCGCAATCTCGGCTCCGCTCGCACCCCCCACACGCCAGCTCTGTTCGAGCACGCCCGTCTTGCGCAAACCTTGCGCATCTCGTCCGGCGGCAACATCGTAGTTGCGACGGGACGCAATCGTTCCGGGATAAGCGGCAAAAACCGCCGCGTCGTAATGCCTGGCCTTGCCGATGACTTGGGCAAGCTCTGGCTCCAGATTCAATGCCTCGAGTTCTTCCCACCCGCCTCGCACACAGCGCAGATGCGATCCGCCATAGACCTCTTGTCCGCTGTTGTCGCGTGTTAGGCGTTGGGTACCCCAGTAGGCAATCGAGCGACCGAACAGCCGGACTACCCCGACGCTGTAGGTTTCGACGTCCTCGAGGTCTTCCTCGAGCACCAGTCCCGCCCGCTCGAGCACCAGGGCATCGCACCGGTCCAAGGCCGCGTCGAGGGTCTCGACATTGCGAACCACCTCCTGCCCTCGTCCCGATGTCGCTTCCACATCCTTGAGCCGAACCGGACCGCGTTCCAGCAGGCGCCGGCCAGCGATCCGCGCATCCGCGTGCGAAAAAACCGAATAACCGCGCAATACCGCTTCATCCAGCTCTACACACAGACCGGCAGACCAATGCTGCGGGCATATTGCATTCTCGAACGGCAGGCCATGACTGACGATCTTGGTGGCTACGAAGGCGAATGGCACGGCGCCGCCCAGAAGCTGTGACTCGGACTCAATGCCCCAGGCCCGCGCGTCCTCGATCGAAAGAGTATCGTCCGGGATAAGGAAAGATCCGGCGCGGGGCGGCCCGTTCCGCTCGATGACTTCTCCTCCGGACAGGCTAGCGACACGCTGGGCGAGAACCGAGCGCGACGCGGCGTCGTGCAGATTCCTGAGGTTCTCGCCGGCATGGCTGTCACCGAGGGTCAGGATCGAAGGCCGTGCGTTCATTCCCCATGCCCTTTGCTTGTGCGGCTTTGCTGAGCCAGATCTTCTGCTGGGAAAATCGCAACGAGCCGGTCCTGTTCCTCGAACCATCAGGATTGGACGAGCCTCGAGCTTTCCGTGGGACGAAATCGCGTTGACCCAAGTTAAGATGGGCAGCTCGCCGGAAACTCGAACCGGGCGCTGCTGTTTTGCCTCAGGCTCTTCGCACGCGAAGGGCATTCCATGGACTAGACACAACAGCACTGGAGCACAGGAATGGCGAAGACGATCGGCAAGGACACCGGTGCACAGTCGCATGCCGCCGAATTCAAGACGGATGTCGGCGCCGGCGGTGAACTTCACCAGATAGCGTCCGGCAGCGACGACATACTTACCACTCAGCAGGGTGTGCCGGTCGCGGACGACCAGAACAGTCTGCGCCTCGGCGATCGCGGACCGACGCTTCTCGAAGATTTTCATCTCCGGGAGAAAATCTTCCATTTCGACCACGAACGCATACCCGAGCGGGTCGTCCACGCCCGAGGCTTTGGTGCGCACGGTACGTTCACGCTGGACGAGAGCCTGGACAAATACACCGTTGCAAAGGTTCTCACCGAAGTTGGCGAGAGGACGCCGATGTTCGTGCGCTTCTCCACCGTGGCGGGCAACAAGGGCTCGTCCGATCTTGCGCGCGACGTCCGCGGCTTCGCTGCCAAGTTCTACACCAAGGAAGGCAACTGGGACATCGTGGGCAACAACATCCCGGTGTTCTTCATCCAGGATGCGATCAAGTTCCCCGATCTGATCCACGCCGCCAAACAGGAGCCTGACCGCGGGTTCCCGCAGGCGCAGACCGCCCACGACAATTTCTGGGACTTCATCGGCCTGACCCCGGAATCCATGCATATGATCATGTGGGCCATGTCGGATCGCGCGATCCCGCGCTCGTTCCGCTTCATGGAAGGCTTCGGCGTCCACACGTTCCGGCTGATCGACGCAGAGGGTAAAGGCACTTACGTCAAGTTCCACTTCAAGCCGAAGATGGGTTTGCAGTCGGTGATGTGGAACGAGGCGGTAAAGATCAACGGCGCGGATCCCGATTTCCATCGCCGCGACCTGTGGGATGCCATCACCGCGGGTACACCGCCGGAATGGGATCTGGGCGTGCAGTTGTTCGACGACGCGTTCGCCGACAGCTTCGAGTTCGACGTGCTCGATCCCACCAAGATCATCCCCGAGGAGCAGGTGCCCGTCCGTCGCATCGGCAGCTTCGTGCTCGACCGCGTGGTCGACAACTTCTTCGCCGAGACCGAGCAGGTCGCCTTCTGCACCCAGAACGTGGTCCCGGGCATCGGCTTCACCAATGATCCGCTGCTGCAGGGTCGCAACTTCTCGTATCTCGACACCCAGCTCAAGCGTCTCGGCAGCACCAATTTCACGCATCTGCCGGTCAACGCACCCAAGGTGCCGGTGCGCAACTTTCAGCAGGACGGCCATATGGCCATGCGCAATCCCACCGGGCGGGTAAACTACGAGCCGAACTCGTGGGGGGGGCCGCGCGCGGCTCCCACAGGCGGGTATCGCCACTTCGCGGCCGAGGAGACGGGCCGCAAGGCACAGGTCCGTGCCGCTACGTTTGCCGACCATTACAGTCAGGCGCGCCAGTTCTTCATCAGCCAGACCCCGATCGAACAGAAGCACATCGGTGATGCCCTTGTGTTCGAGCTATCCAAGTGCGAACGCGTGGACCTGCGCGAGCGCATCGTCTCCCACTTGCGCAATATCGACGAGACGCTCGCCACGGTTGTCGCGGGCGGTCTTGGCCTGCCCAAGCTTCCGAAGGCATTCGCGGCGCCGGTGCCGACGCGAACCGACCTTGCGCCGTCCGATGCGCTGAGCATCGTCAAGCAGGGCCCGGACAGCTTCGCAGGCCGCAAGCTCGGCATCCTCGTCACCGACGAGGCGCCGGCGGCGATAGTCAAGGCACTGGTGTCAGCGGTTGAGAAGCTGCCTGCCGTCTACGAGATCGTCACGCCCAGGGTCGCAGGCGCCACTCTCGATGACGGCACGGTGATCGAGGGAAAGCAGAAGATCGATGGCGCGCCGTCGGTTCTCTATGACGCGGTGGCGCTGGTGGTCTCCGACGACGGCGCCACCATGCTGGCGAAGGACAAGACCGCAAAGGACTTCGTCAATGACGCCTTCGCACACGGCAAGTTCATCGCCTATACGCCGCAAGCGCTGCCGCTTATGGAACGCGCCGGCATCGCTCCCGAAGACCACGACGAGGGCCTGGTTGCTCTCGACAAGGCAGCCGCGGCGAAAGGCTTCCTCGATACCTGTTCCGCTCTTCGCCTGTGGGACCGGGAATTGAAGGTCGATCTCGACGCGGCGGCATTTCTGGAAGCGAGCAAGTGATGGCTGCGTTCGATGCGGAAACGCGAGAGCGGCGCCATGACGGGGCGCCGCTGCCTCCTGCCGAGCGAATCCAGGAGCTGCTTTTCGAGGCCGCGAGGCTTGGCCGCGACGATGTCATTCCGGCGCTTTTACAGGCCGGGGCAGACATCGAGGGGTGCGATGGGCGGGGACATTCCCCACTCGTGCTTGCCAGCTACCACGGGCACGAGAGCACCACTGCCCTGCTCCTGAGCTTCGGCGCACGGCCCGATGGGCGTGACGATCCAACCGGTAGCGGCAGCGCGTTGATGGGTGTCGCCTTCAAGGGCAACTGTGCAATCGCGCAAATGCTTCTGGAAGCTGGGGCAGACCCGCAGCATCGCAATGCGGCAGGACAGACGGCGCTGATGATGGCCGCTCTGTTCGACCGGCGCCCCATCGTCACGCTCCTGCTGGAAGCAGGCGCTGAACTTGCCGCGCAGGATGCTGCAGGCAACGACGCGGCTTCGGTAGCGCAGGCGCAGGGTAATGAGGAGTTGGCAAAGCTTCTGAGGCCCATCGTCCAGAACGGAGAACAGGCATGAATGACAAAGAACCAGGCACGCCCGGCCAAGCAAATCGCGCGCTTAGCGCCCGCGAGGAGTTCGGCGAGGAGCTTCTCAATCCAGGCATGAATTCGCACGGTAAGACGGGAGCCGGGGCAGGCGCCATCCCGCCCAGTGAAGCGGAGGCGGATGCGGCGACAAGCCGCGAGGGCGTCCAGGCCGGCATCCAGCGGGACGATATCCATAAAACCGAGGACGACAATCCCGCAACCGCGCGCAATCGATGATCGGGCGGTGGCGGCGCGTCTGAGGCGCCGCCACCACAGTGACTTCGCTAAGGGTCAGCCGCGCAGGCTGTCCGGCACGATGCCGCCGTTGCTCGCCAGCTTGTCCATGACCGCACGGTGCAGGGCGATGTTCTGCTCGGCAGTACCGTCCGCCCCGGCGTGGACGCCCAGTTCCTGCGCGAGCTCCTTGCGTGCCGCAAGGCTGGAATCGAGGTCCAGTAGCTTGAGGAGATCGACGATCGACGTACGGTAATTGCCGCCATGGTCTGCCTTCATCGCAGCCATCGCCTCAAGCACCGCGCCCACATCCACTGCCGGCTGCGCCGCTGCAGCTGGCGCCGCAGGCGCAGATGCTGGCGGTGGGGGCGCTGCGGAAGCAGGCGTCGGCGCTGCCTTTGGCGCGTTCATTCCCGATTTCGGATCGGGCGTCTTGTCGGGCCCGTGGTGGAAGATCTTGTTCAGGATATTTCCGAAAATACTCATGCCTCTCTCCTCGACAGTGGCGCGGCGGATATCGCGATGGTGAGCCCCTGCAACGCGCCAGCCTGCCGATGGTTGATCGGAACGCTCTGGCAGTACCGAACGTTCAGCTTTCATTCCCCACCATTCAACGCGGAGCAAAGATCGTGATGAAGCACAGTACGCTTTTGGCAGCATCCCTTGCCGTCGCCAGCCTCACCGCCTGCAACAGCAAGAAGACCGAGCCCGCCGCCGACATGACCACTGCTGCGCCTGCGGACAATGTCGATGCGACGACTGCGACGCAGTCGGAAAGTCCCGGGCAGGTCTTCGCCGACCTCGCTGCGGCCAGCGACATGTTCGAGATCGAATCATCTAAGCTCGCCCCGGAAAAGGCAGGGTCCGCCAAGGTGAAGGCTTTCGCCGAGCAGATGGTGAAGGCCCACACGGATTCGACCGCCAAGTTGACGGCGGCGGCCGCCAAGGCGACGCCCCCGATCACCCCTGCCCCAACCCTCACCGCGGCGCAACAGACGCAGCTTGACGATCTCAAGTCGAAGTCCGGCACAGCCTTCGACGAAGCCTACGCCAAGGCACAGGTCGCGGCCCATCAGGCCACGCTCGATGCCCTGAAGGGCTATTCGGCGGGTGGCGACGAGCCAGCGCTCAAGACGTTCGCAGGCGATCTCATTCCCGCTGTCACCGCCCATCTGAACATGGCCAAGGGCTTGTGACGCACGCGCTCGACGCGCCAATTTTGACGACAGGAGAGATTATGGCCGACCGGCTCACGATGCAGGATCCTCGCAGCCAATACCCGAAGCCACCGTTTCCCGAGCAGCCGCAGCCGAGGCCCGGCATTGCCGGAAAGCTCGAGCCGAAGCCCGATCATGGCGAAACAAGCTATGTCGGTGCCGGAAAGCTGACGGGACGAAAGGCGCTCGTAACCGGCGGGGATTCCGGCATCGGGCGCGCCGCCGCGATAGCCTATGCGCGCGAAGGCGCGGACGTTGCCATCGCCTATCTCCCTAGCGAGGAGGAAGATGCACGCGAGGTCATCGCTCTGATTGAGGCCGAAGGACGCAAGGCGGTGGCGCTGCCTGGCGACGTGAGCGAGGAAAGCTGGAGCCGCCAGCTCGTGACTGAAGCGGTGGACGGGCTTGGAGGGATCGACATCCTCGTCATCAACGCCGGACGCCAGCAGTTTCGTGAGGACGTCAGCGAGGTCACTTCTCAGGACTTCGACAAGACGCTCAAGACCAACCTCTATGCCCTGCACTGGATCACGCAGGCGGCCGTCCCGCACCTGCCGGCAGGCGCATCCGTCATAACCACTGCCTCGGTGCAGGCCTACGAGCCTTCGGACATCCTGCTCGATTACGCGACCACCAAAGCAGGTATCGTCGCCTATACCAAGGCACTGGCGAAGCAGCTAATGGAAAATGGCATTCGCGCCAACGTCGTTGCACCGGGGCCGTTCTGGACGGTGCTTCAGGCCAGCGGCGGGCAACCGCAGCATAAGGTGGCCCACTTCGGCGAGCACAGCCGGTTCGGTCGCCCCGGCCAGCCTGTGGAGATCGCTCCCGTCTATGTCCTGCTCGCCTCGCAGGAAGGCAGTTACATCACCGGCGAAGTCTTTGGCGTGACCGGCGGCGCGGGAATCGCCTGACGGCAGCTCGCAACGCTGCAACACCGCGCAGCGACCGCGCGCACCCCGGACGGTCTGGGCTTCCTCTCGATTCCGTCCTTGATGCCGCTTTGGAACGTCGACTTGAAGCGAGCGATCAAGATGCCGCGCCTCACGCTCCCAGCTTCCGACCTCTAACCGCAGTGAACCCGATCAGGGTGCGCGGCCATGGGAACCTGAGAGTCGCGTTTCTCATCTTTTGAGCATGAAGCGAGAGATCAATGTCGGCAATGGGGCGTCTGCCGGCCGGCAGGGAATCTCTTTTGTCGGCGATGCCCCAAATCGAAGGCGACGGGCAGCTATCCGCCGATCTGAGCCGGGTGAGCCGCCTTTCCGCAATCGGCCAATCGTCGCCATCCAAGACGATGAACACATTCGCAACGCCTCATAACAGCGCAAAATATGCACCACTCGCCAAAAAAGTTCAAATCGTCCTAGAACTGCCCCCTGCAACCCAAAATCTTTAGGTGATTTTGCCGGTACGAACGACATTTTAAAGAACTTTCTCTTTTATTATCATGGATATAGATTACATCTCTTCATCCTGCCGCCCCAGCCAGCATTTCATCCCAACCCGCGCATCGTCACAAGGCGAACACCGGCGTTGAACGCGTCGTCAGTTCCAGCGCGAAGTCTATCAGCGCCTTCGATTCCGCGCTGACCTCAAGCACTGGCAGCCGCGATCTGGCGCTGTACCCGGCGCGTACCCGCGACATCGCATACTTCAGCGGCCCGGGCGAAGGTTCCGTGAACAGGGCCTTGTGCAGCGGGACCATGCAGTCGTGCAAATCCAGAGCGTACCGGAAATCGCCCTTTCGACAGGCCTCCTGAAAGTCCGCGCTGAGGCCGGGGATGACGTTGGCGGTCACCGATATGCAGCCACGCCCGCCCGAGGCCATGAACCCCAGCGCCGTCTCGTCATTGCCCGAGAGTTGGCAGAACCCCGAACCGCATGTCTCCCGCTGGGTCGAGACGCGGGCGATGGAGCCGGTCGCGTCCTTTACGGCGACGAAGATCTGCGGATAGGCGGCAACGAGTTCGCCCATCGTCTCGGGAAGAATATCGACGCCGGTGCGCGCGGGCACGTTGTAGAGCACGATCGGCAGTCCGCCGTGCAGCGCCAGCTCCTCGAAATGGGCGACGATGCCTTTCTGGTCCGGTCGCACATAGTACGGCGCCATCACCATCGCAGCGGCGACTCCGGCATCGCGCGCGCGCCTGATGTGGTCGAGCGTGGTCGCGGTGTTGGGGGTGCCGCACCCGGCGATGACCGGAACGCGGCCATTCGCTTCGGACACGCAGATATCGAGGACGCGCCGATACTCGGCATCCATCAGACTGGTCGCCTCCCCGGTGGTGCCGCAGGCGACGACCCCGGACGAACCCTCCTCGATCAACCAGCCCAGATGATCGCGAAGCGCCGCTTCGTCGATGCCTCCGCTGCGAAAGGGCGTAGGCAAGGCGGGAAGGGAACCCGAGAACATGGCGGCATCTCCGAACGATCGTTGAACCGCAAAAATACGAAGACGGGTATATGAATTCGAGATCGACAAAGTCCGCATCGCATATGTTTTTCATAGTATTTTCACGAAACTCCACTCCGGAGCGAGCATCGCAATTTCTATGAAAATTCAATTTTCCGCCAATCGCGTCCGTCTGGAATTCATACGTTCAACTCTTTAATTCTGCCACATCGGCCACGCATCTGCGCGCCGAATATACAGGTAGATTCAAGGAGCTTTTCGTGATCGAATCTTCCAGCAATCCGGAGCCTGACCGACGCGGGTCGATACTCTACGTCGGACAGGATCGCGCCGGTCACTGGCTTGTCCAGGAGAACCATGGGCTTCTCGAAGGACGTTTCATTTCCCGTCACGCCGCCTGGCGCTTCGCGCGTGACGAAGTTCACGCCTTTCCCGGCGCGGCCATCGTCTTCACTACCGAAGCGATCGTTCCTTCCATCCCGTTCGAGCCTGCGCCGACCCAAATCGGCGCCCTCGACCGTGCGGCCTGAGGGGAGCGGTGAAGCCCATGCACTATTCCCTTTCCCTCCCCACCGTCCCGCCATGGCCCATCGTCTCGATCACCGGCGCGGCGGCGCAACATGACGCCGAACGGGATCCCC includes these proteins:
- the dapA gene encoding 4-hydroxy-tetrahydrodipicolinate synthase: MFSGSLPALPTPFRSGGIDEAALRDHLGWLIEEGSSGVVACGTTGEATSLMDAEYRRVLDICVSEANGRVPVIAGCGTPNTATTLDHIRRARDAGVAAAMVMAPYYVRPDQKGIVAHFEELALHGGLPIVLYNVPARTGVDILPETMGELVAAYPQIFVAVKDATGSIARVSTQRETCGSGFCQLSGNDETALGFMASGGRGCISVTANVIPGLSADFQEACRKGDFRYALDLHDCMVPLHKALFTEPSPGPLKYAMSRVRAGYSARSRLPVLEVSAESKALIDFALELTTRSTPVFAL
- a CDS encoding SDR family oxidoreductase gives rise to the protein MADRLTMQDPRSQYPKPPFPEQPQPRPGIAGKLEPKPDHGETSYVGAGKLTGRKALVTGGDSGIGRAAAIAYAREGADVAIAYLPSEEEDAREVIALIEAEGRKAVALPGDVSEESWSRQLVTEAVDGLGGIDILVINAGRQQFREDVSEVTSQDFDKTLKTNLYALHWITQAAVPHLPAGASVITTASVQAYEPSDILLDYATTKAGIVAYTKALAKQLMENGIRANVVAPGPFWTVLQASGGQPQHKVAHFGEHSRFGRPGQPVEIAPVYVLLASQEGSYITGEVFGVTGGAGIA
- a CDS encoding DUF3597 domain-containing protein; this translates as MSIFGNILNKIFHHGPDKTPDPKSGMNAPKAAPTPASAAPPPPASAPAAPAAAAQPAVDVGAVLEAMAAMKADHGGNYRTSIVDLLKLLDLDSSLAARKELAQELGVHAGADGTAEQNIALHRAVMDKLASNGGIVPDSLRG
- a CDS encoding ankyrin repeat domain-containing protein — protein: MAAFDAETRERRHDGAPLPPAERIQELLFEAARLGRDDVIPALLQAGADIEGCDGRGHSPLVLASYHGHESTTALLLSFGARPDGRDDPTGSGSALMGVAFKGNCAIAQMLLEAGADPQHRNAAGQTALMMAALFDRRPIVTLLLEAGAELAAQDAAGNDAASVAQAQGNEELAKLLRPIVQNGEQA
- a CDS encoding DUF3182 family protein, with amino-acid sequence MRLCTGVLADRLRHSCAPVLLCLVHGMPFACEEPEAKQQRPVRVSGELPILTWVNAISSHGKLEARPILMVRGTGPARCDFPSRRSGSAKPHKQRAWGMNARPSILTLGDSHAGENLRNLHDAASRSVLAQRVASLSGGEVIERNGPPRAGSFLIPDDTLSIEDARAWGIESESQLLGGAVPFAFVATKIVSHGLPFENAICPQHWSAGLCVELDEAVLRGYSVFSHADARIAGRRLLERGPVRLKDVEATSGRGQEVVRNVETLDAALDRCDALVLERAGLVLEEDLEDVETYSVGVVRLFGRSIAYWGTQRLTRDNSGQEVYGGSHLRCVRGGWEELEALNLEPELAQVIGKARHYDAAVFAAYPGTIASRRNYDVAAGRDAQGLRKTGVLEQSWRVGGASGAEIAAFEAFDADSSLAHAQTATVEIYGEAAGAPNGATIYFSGIDPAVGPLTKYAEKR
- a CDS encoding catalase: MAKTIGKDTGAQSHAAEFKTDVGAGGELHQIASGSDDILTTQQGVPVADDQNSLRLGDRGPTLLEDFHLREKIFHFDHERIPERVVHARGFGAHGTFTLDESLDKYTVAKVLTEVGERTPMFVRFSTVAGNKGSSDLARDVRGFAAKFYTKEGNWDIVGNNIPVFFIQDAIKFPDLIHAAKQEPDRGFPQAQTAHDNFWDFIGLTPESMHMIMWAMSDRAIPRSFRFMEGFGVHTFRLIDAEGKGTYVKFHFKPKMGLQSVMWNEAVKINGADPDFHRRDLWDAITAGTPPEWDLGVQLFDDAFADSFEFDVLDPTKIIPEEQVPVRRIGSFVLDRVVDNFFAETEQVAFCTQNVVPGIGFTNDPLLQGRNFSYLDTQLKRLGSTNFTHLPVNAPKVPVRNFQQDGHMAMRNPTGRVNYEPNSWGGPRAAPTGGYRHFAAEETGRKAQVRAATFADHYSQARQFFISQTPIEQKHIGDALVFELSKCERVDLRERIVSHLRNIDETLATVVAGGLGLPKLPKAFAAPVPTRTDLAPSDALSIVKQGPDSFAGRKLGILVTDEAPAAIVKALVSAVEKLPAVYEIVTPRVAGATLDDGTVIEGKQKIDGAPSVLYDAVALVVSDDGATMLAKDKTAKDFVNDAFAHGKFIAYTPQALPLMERAGIAPEDHDEGLVALDKAAAAKGFLDTCSALRLWDRELKVDLDAAAFLEASK
- a CDS encoding DUF4142 domain-containing protein; its protein translation is MKHSTLLAASLAVASLTACNSKKTEPAADMTTAAPADNVDATTATQSESPGQVFADLAAASDMFEIESSKLAPEKAGSAKVKAFAEQMVKAHTDSTAKLTAAAAKATPPITPAPTLTAAQQTQLDDLKSKSGTAFDEAYAKAQVAAHQATLDALKGYSAGGDEPALKTFAGDLIPAVTAHLNMAKGL
- a CDS encoding alpha/beta hydrolase family protein — translated: MSDARKPVAITVDGKQLDGTLLSPAKLIPGVLFIHGWGGSQEQDLVRADEIAQLGCICFTFDLRGHARDDGERESVTRSDGLADALAAYDFLAAQKEVDPSAIAVVGTSYGGYLAALLTVQRPVSWLALRVPALYPDEHWEIPKALLPRDEIVRYRSHFRTGYQDKALAACETFGGDVLIVESQHDDYVPHPAISSFISAFQRSNSLSYRILKGADHALRDEACRKAYNDLLLTWIEEMVRGGRRTR